One Deltaproteobacteria bacterium genomic window carries:
- a CDS encoding acylphosphatase: protein MRKVRAHLIIEGIVQGVFFRANTKDTAFSHNVNGWVRNTRDGKVEAMLEGDEEAVKKVIKWCRQGPSGAMVDSVDIKWLDYTGEFTGFNITR from the coding sequence ATGCGTAAAGTCAGGGCGCATCTTATTATAGAAGGCATTGTTCAGGGCGTATTCTTCAGGGCAAATACAAAGGATACGGCTTTTAGCCATAATGTTAATGGCTGGGTAAGAAATACAAGGGACGGCAAAGTTGAGGCAATGCTTGAAGGTGATGAAGAGGCGGTTAAGAAGGTTATCAAATGGTGCAGGCAGGGTCCTTCTGGTGCAATGGTTGATAGTGTGGATATAAAGTGGCTTGACTATACTGGTGAATTCACAGGCTTCAATATAACAAGATAA
- a CDS encoding NFACT family protein, giving the protein MDIQLLNRVISELKPEIPGGIISNVHQMDERHIILKIFARGRDFRLLISVHPQFFRIHLTEKRYVNPPAPLRFCSYLRSHLVNQQIEDISVVEGERVVQILFKDFILIIELTGRDSNIILVDKNMVILDALRYFSQDKGYPRPVMSGLIYTPPPAGKKHSAGFNISLDNFSSCNRAVDVFYESPVDEERFTREKADLVRTVNDVKKRLERKLENLFEDRKKAEDNLKLQRYGELLLANFSKIKRGMKEVSVLDYYNEPPQEIIIPIDPALLPQENIDKIFKRVKKAKRAIELLKERMPSVEDEIKYLEDALFQIDALEEKDDVLAVREALISAGYIRANTERNKKEEIKTEPIRRFKSTDGCEILCGKTSTGNDLLLKKYARDYDLWFHAYGVAGSHVLLRFKEKNKEPSQNSIFEAGAIAVFFSKAKNSTKAEVAYTIARNVKKPKGAKPGLVTITNYKTIMVKIDENTVKRLTTSPVNP; this is encoded by the coding sequence ATGGACATTCAACTCTTAAACAGGGTTATAAGCGAACTCAAACCTGAAATCCCCGGCGGCATTATATCAAATGTCCATCAGATGGATGAAAGGCATATTATCTTAAAGATATTTGCACGGGGCAGGGATTTTAGACTCCTTATATCAGTTCATCCTCAATTTTTCAGAATCCATCTTACGGAAAAAAGATATGTAAACCCTCCTGCACCCCTCAGATTCTGTAGTTATTTAAGAAGCCATTTAGTAAATCAGCAGATAGAAGATATATCAGTTGTTGAAGGGGAAAGGGTTGTTCAGATATTGTTTAAAGACTTTATTCTTATTATTGAACTTACAGGACGGGACAGCAACATTATCCTTGTGGATAAAAATATGGTGATTCTTGATGCCCTGAGATACTTCTCTCAGGATAAGGGATACCCAAGACCTGTAATGTCGGGTCTTATTTATACACCACCGCCTGCAGGCAAAAAACATTCTGCAGGGTTTAATATATCTCTGGATAATTTTTCATCCTGCAACAGAGCGGTTGATGTATTTTATGAGAGTCCGGTAGATGAGGAAAGATTTACAAGGGAAAAGGCAGATTTAGTCAGGACTGTAAATGATGTCAAAAAGAGACTAGAGAGAAAACTTGAAAACCTCTTTGAAGACAGAAAGAAGGCAGAGGATAATTTAAAACTACAAAGATATGGAGAACTCCTTCTGGCAAACTTCTCTAAAATAAAGAGGGGAATGAAAGAGGTAAGTGTCCTTGATTACTACAATGAACCTCCGCAAGAGATAATAATCCCAATTGACCCTGCGCTTCTGCCGCAGGAAAATATTGATAAAATCTTTAAAAGGGTTAAGAAGGCAAAGAGGGCAATAGAACTTTTAAAAGAGAGGATGCCGTCTGTTGAAGATGAGATTAAATATCTTGAAGATGCATTGTTTCAAATTGATGCATTGGAAGAGAAAGATGATGTTTTAGCAGTAAGAGAGGCGCTAATATCCGCAGGTTATATAAGGGCAAATACAGAAAGAAATAAAAAAGAGGAAATCAAAACAGAGCCTATCAGAAGATTTAAATCCACTGACGGCTGTGAAATACTTTGCGGGAAGACAAGTACTGGCAATGACCTCCTCTTAAAAAAATATGCAAGGGATTATGACCTGTGGTTTCATGCCTATGGTGTGGCAGGTTCTCATGTCCTTTTAAGGTTCAAAGAAAAGAATAAAGAACCGTCTCAAAATTCAATTTTTGAGGCAGGGGCTATTGCTGTATTTTTCAGCAAGGCAAAGAATAGCACAAAGGCAGAGGTTGCATACACAATTGCAAGGAATGTCAAAAAACCAAAGGGAGCAAAACCGGGGCTTGTAACAATAACCAATTATAAAACCATAATGGTTAAGATTGATGAGAATACTGTTAAGAGATTGACTACCTCGCCTGTAAACCCATAA
- a CDS encoding DNA internalization-related competence protein ComEC/Rec2 — MNHRPIIPVLISFVSGIVIATYYPISEDIIFSLLIAILLFAILLLLKRIGLYPAIYLAFFFLGSLLMFQEINPVLPPNHIKNIIGDKKEKLNIQGKLYRSPERFTDRTRLYVEAERLFKENDPVSINGKILLTVDSPDVNLRYGDRIRFISKTSKPRNFGNPGEYDYKWHFEREGIYAKGFMENERWIVPEGRETHFLWTGLENIRKALNDLIDKTASNNKGIMKALLIGESGEIPKEIRAIFAKTGTSHILAMSGLHIGIVAFVVYSLFYKILIQSEKLTLKFNIRKLAAAASIPPVLFYGLIAGMPVSTQRAVIMVIVFILALIINREKDLFNTLALAAFVILIISPSAVYDISFQLSFASVAAIVYLMPKFKTSGSEPLPHSRYIRLRDKIITGLLVSIAASLGTSLIVAYHFHRVSITGIFANLIAVPLIGFIIVSMELAAGAVSLFSFMLAKFIMQTASIILSFSVWIIELFSRLPYSSIWVSAPTVFEFVLFYFLIISITEIRRAGFVKYAVIVLTIILIGDYGYWYYKVNYNKDLKVTFLSIGQGDSALVEFPKGTRMLVDGGGFRDSDFDTGERLIAPFLWKSKIKTIDYIVMSHPQSDHFKGLKFIAENFNVKEFWWNGDNSLSPEFKELMQTIEKKNIKKRSIDMEVMDINGVKIESLNPIKPEVISDKNNASLVMRLSFGKVGFLFTGDIEKEAEESLLKEGKDIKADVLKVPHHGSQTSSTEGFIRDVSPQIAVISLGYANPFRFPHESVVERYQDMGIKIMRTDTVGAVTVETDGNEKRVSSYW, encoded by the coding sequence ATGAACCATCGCCCTATCATCCCTGTCCTCATCTCATTTGTTTCAGGCATTGTAATTGCCACTTATTACCCTATATCAGAGGATATAATATTTTCCCTCCTTATTGCGATACTGCTCTTTGCAATACTTTTGCTTCTTAAAAGGATAGGTCTATATCCTGCAATTTATCTTGCATTCTTTTTTCTTGGCTCACTCCTTATGTTTCAGGAAATAAATCCTGTCTTACCGCCAAACCATATAAAGAATATTATAGGTGATAAAAAAGAGAAACTGAACATTCAGGGGAAACTTTATCGTTCTCCTGAAAGGTTTACTGACAGAACAAGGCTGTATGTGGAGGCAGAAAGATTATTCAAGGAGAATGATCCTGTTTCAATCAACGGTAAAATCCTTTTAACAGTTGACAGCCCTGATGTAAATTTAAGATACGGCGACAGAATCAGATTTATATCAAAGACCAGTAAACCAAGAAACTTTGGAAACCCCGGAGAATATGATTACAAATGGCATTTTGAAAGAGAAGGGATATATGCAAAGGGTTTTATGGAAAATGAAAGATGGATTGTGCCTGAAGGCAGAGAAACCCATTTTTTATGGACAGGTCTTGAAAATATCAGAAAGGCTCTGAATGACCTTATAGATAAGACTGCTTCTAACAACAAAGGTATTATGAAGGCACTCCTTATTGGTGAAAGCGGCGAGATACCAAAAGAGATAAGGGCAATCTTTGCAAAGACAGGCACTTCACACATTTTAGCAATGTCCGGACTGCACATAGGCATTGTTGCTTTTGTTGTTTACAGCCTGTTTTACAAGATTCTTATACAATCAGAAAAACTGACACTAAAATTTAATATAAGAAAATTAGCCGCCGCCGCCAGCATACCTCCTGTTTTATTTTACGGTCTTATTGCAGGCATGCCTGTGTCAACGCAAAGGGCTGTAATCATGGTTATTGTATTCATACTGGCACTTATCATTAACAGAGAAAAGGATTTATTTAATACCCTTGCCCTTGCTGCTTTTGTAATCCTTATCATATCTCCGTCAGCGGTTTATGATATATCGTTTCAACTCTCATTTGCATCTGTGGCTGCCATCGTCTATTTGATGCCAAAGTTTAAAACCTCTGGCTCTGAACCGCTGCCTCACAGCAGGTATATACGGTTAAGAGATAAAATCATAACAGGACTCCTTGTTTCAATTGCTGCCTCACTCGGCACATCCTTAATAGTCGCATATCACTTCCATAGAGTCTCTATAACAGGTATCTTTGCGAACCTTATTGCTGTGCCTCTAATAGGTTTTATTATTGTGTCTATGGAACTCGCGGCAGGGGCTGTATCTTTATTTTCTTTTATGCTTGCTAAATTTATTATGCAGACAGCGTCCATTATTCTGTCATTTTCTGTATGGATTATAGAACTCTTTTCCCGACTTCCATACTCATCCATCTGGGTTTCAGCACCAACAGTATTTGAGTTCGTGCTGTTTTATTTTTTGATAATATCCATTACAGAAATCAGAAGGGCAGGGTTTGTAAAATATGCCGTGATTGTTCTGACTATCATTCTTATTGGTGATTACGGATACTGGTATTACAAGGTAAATTATAATAAAGACTTAAAGGTTACATTTTTGAGCATAGGTCAGGGTGATTCTGCACTTGTTGAATTCCCGAAAGGTACGAGGATGCTCGTAGACGGCGGCGGTTTTAGGGACAGTGATTTTGATACAGGAGAAAGGCTCATAGCGCCGTTTCTATGGAAGAGCAAGATAAAGACCATTGACTATATTGTTATGAGCCATCCTCAGTCTGACCATTTTAAAGGACTTAAATTCATTGCAGAGAATTTTAATGTAAAAGAGTTCTGGTGGAACGGCGATAATTCTTTAAGTCCTGAATTTAAGGAATTGATGCAGACTATTGAGAAGAAAAATATCAAAAAGAGGTCCATTGATATGGAAGTGATGGATATAAATGGAGTAAAGATAGAATCCTTAAATCCAATAAAACCAGAAGTTATATCTGATAAAAATAATGCATCACTTGTCATGAGACTTTCCTTTGGTAAAGTGGGTTTCCTCTTTACAGGAGATATAGAAAAAGAAGCAGAAGAATCTCTCTTAAAAGAAGGGAAAGACATAAAGGCAGATGTCTTAAAGGTCCCGCATCACGGCAGTCAAACATCATCAACCGAAGGATTTATAAGAGATGTCAGCCCACAGATTGCTGTAATATCCCTTGGATATGCAAATCCGTTCAGGTTTCCACATGAATCTGTTGTTGAAAGGTATCAAGACATGGGTATAAAGATTATGAGGACAGATACTGTGGGTGCGGTTACTGTAGAAACAGATGGGAATGAAAAGCGAGTGTCATCCTACTGGTAA